The following nucleotide sequence is from Fibrobacter sp. UBA4297.
ACGTATGGGCGGCGGTGTCCGTGAACTTGGTCGTGGTAATACTGGTTCGGCCGATACGGCTGCAATGCCTGCGGCTTACTGGAACCCGTCTTTGCTTGGTTTCCGTGAAAATATTGGTATTACGGTGAACTTTGAAAAGCGTGACTTGGACCGTGTCGGTGGCGCCTTTGGTGTCGAAGGCAAGGTCGGAAAGCGCATGGGCGTTGGCTTCGCCATGCTCTACCGTGGTGATACGGACTTTAAGGTTATTGACGACGATGATGAAACGCTCGGCTCGGCGGAACCGTTTTTCTCGATGTTCTACCTTGGATTTGCTTTCCGTGCGACGCGACAGGATGCGTTTGGCCTTTCGCTATCGATGAGCTATGACAATATGGACATTGCGCAGTACTACGATGGCGTTGAAGAGGCGTTCCGTAGCCCGGTGACCATCAACTTGAGCTGGTTCCGCCAGTGGAACGATAAATGGTCCTCTTCTGTTATCATCCGCAACTTGAGCTTTAGTAAGAACTTGTCTGCAAAATGGACGAAAAACCCGAGCCGTGATAATACATTGAGCTCGACGGAAGGCGTGCGCCCGAAGGTGTTGCAGATAGGTCTTGGCTACCGTTCTAAGATTATGGGCAAGCCTGTTTATGCTTGGATGGAAGCGATTGACTATCAGGTTGCTGATACGCTTTTGGCTTTTGACCCGCAGCTTCATGTTTGGACTGGTCGCGTCGGTTTTGAATGCGAGGCTATTCCTAATGCGACGTTCCGCGTGGGTATGGACGATTTGAACTGGATGCTCGGTGCTGGCTACAAGTTTGAAATTCGCGTGGGTAGGAGAAGGTTCCCGATTGAAGTGAACTATGCGTTCCTTTACGAAACGAGTGCGGGAATTTGGTCTCCGTTCAGTCTTGGCTTGCGGGGATACATTCCTTGATCTCTAAAGTGTTCATTTCGAAGGTGCGCAGTCTAGAATCGATGGACTGCAACTTCGATGCTCACATCAATGTGATTTGCGGACCGAATGGCTGCGGCAAGACGACGATTTTGGAGTCGATTTATTTGCTTGCGCAGGGATTCTCGTTTCGGTCGCGTGATTTGCGTGAACTGATTACATGGAAGCAGAACGAACTGATTCTGCGCGGTGAATTTGAAGATGAGGGGCGCGAGCGGAAGCGAGCGCTTCGCGTGTTTTCTCGCGGGAGCGAGGTTCGTGAAAACGGTGAATCGCTTAAGTCTCCGACTGCGTTTTTCGGGACGTGCCCGGCGGTGATTATGCAGCCTTCGGACATTGAACTTTTGCGTGGCGGGCCGGAGGTTCGCAGGCACTGGCTCGATGAAATTCTCTGTTTCCGTTCTTCTGCAAATTCTTTAGTGTTGCGCAATTACAAGCGCGTGCTGCAACAGCGTAACAAGTGGCTTAAGGAATTTAAGCAGAAGGGTTCTGCGGTTGGTGGCGAAGACTTGTTCCGTGTGCTCACGCAACAGCTGATTGAACTTGGCGCAAAACTTTGGGTCGCGCGAATTGCACTTTCGAAAGAAGTCTCGGAAATTATTACGCGGTACTATCGCAAGCTTTCGGGCGGGGTGGATGAAATCACTTGCGCTTACAAAAGCTCGATTCTCAAGACGCTGGATGCGCTCGATGCGGCGGACCCGCTATCCGATGAGATGATGGATGAATTTCCGGCGGGTGCGATGAGTGCTAGCGGGGAGTGCGCGGAATGTTTTGCGGACGGTTCTGGGAATGTCGCCGGGAGTGCGGCGGACGGCTCGGATGTCGTGAGCGAAGACATGCTGCGGAATGCGTTTGCGCGAAAACTAGCGGATTTGGAATTTGTGGAACGCTTGCAGGGAATGACAATGGCGGGGCCGCACCGTGACGACTTGGCTCTGTGTGCGTCTGGTTACGAGATGCGTTCTGTCGGGTCGCAGGGGCAATGCCGTTCGGCGGCAGTTGCGATGCGTTTTGCGGCGGTCGATGTGGCGTCACGCTATTTGACGAAACCGATTTTGCTTTTGGATGATATTTTCGCCGAGCTCGATGTGAACCGCCGTGATGCGGTGGCATCGCTCATTCGCGAAAAGCAGTGTCAGGTCGTGATTGCAACGCCGCAGTCGGAAGATCTGCCATTTAAAGCAGATGCAATGTTTGAATTAAAGATTTAGTTAATGGTTGATAGTCATTAGTCATTAGAATTTATTTCGTATTACGAGATGGCGACCCCGCAACAGGTGCGGGGTGACAATGTAGCCGAGGCTGAAATCAGGGGGAGGCCTCCCCCTCCCTCAGTAAACAAAAAAAATTGCGATTGCTTTTCTGTCTACTTCCTACAGTCTACCGACTACTTATTTATTCTTCAGCAAATCACGAATTTCGGTGAGGAGCTTTTCTTCGGCGCTCGGTGCCGGAGGTGCTGCCGGAGCTGCGGCTGCTTCTTCAGCTTTCTTCTTGCGCATGTTCTGCATAAAGCCGAGGAATTTCTTCATCATGAGGAACACGGCGAATGCGACGATGAGGAAGTTCAGGACTTCACCGATGAACGTGCCGTACGGAATGGCGATGCCTTCGGAGGTCGTGTAGACGAGCGTCTTGATGCCTTCGCCTGCGTTCTGGCCGCCGCACTTGGCAATGACTGCAGTGACGAGCGGCATGACGATGTCGTTCACGAAGGAGTTAACGATTTTACCGAAGGCGGCACCGATGATGATACCGATGGCCATGTCGACGATGTTGCCCTTGAAGGCAAATGCCTTGAATTCTTCAATGAGTGAAGCTGCTTTGTTTTTGATTCCCATTTCTTTCTCCTTGTTGGGTTGTTTAACGTTATTAAATAATAGGAAAAACCTTTGATTATTGGCTAGCAATTTTTAAATTTGGCGCGTTATGTCATGGTTAATATTGGCTTTTGCTTCGGCGGTTTTTCTTGGCTTTTACGACTTGGCTAAGAAGAAATCGGTTCAGGATAACGCTGTCCGTCCGGTACTTTTGCTCTGCAGCGTTTTTTACGCGCTTTTGATGTTGCCGGTACTTTTGTCCGGGCATTGCGAGCCGCTGACTTTGCATGACCACCTGTTTTTGATGGTGAAGTCGGTGATTGTCGGCGGGAGCTGGCTTTTCACGTACAGCGCGATTGCGCATATGCCGCTCAGCATCTCGACGACGATTCGTGCGCTTGCTCCTTTGTTTACAATCATGATTGCGGTTGGCTTTTTGGGCGAGCGTCCGCAGGTGATGCAGTGGGTGGGTATTGCAGTTTGCGTTTGTTCGTACATCGGGCTATCGCTTGCGGGTCGCAAGGAAATGGGGCATTTCTTTAGCAACGGCTGGGTCGTGGCGATGCTACTCGGGACGATTTTGGCGGCTTGCAGCGGCATTTACGATAAGCTGATTTTGCAGCGCATGAATTTTGAACCGTTGACGGTTCAGGTTTGGTTCAGCATTTACATGTGCGTGGTGCAGTTCTTTACGACGATGTTCACGTGGTACCCGACGCGTAAAAAGACGACTCCGTTTCAGTTCCGTTGGTCGTTCTTGGCGGTGGCGGCGCTCTTGATCATCGCTGACCGTTGCTATTTTTTGGCGGTGAGCGATTCGGATGCGTTGATTTCTATCATTACGGTGCTGCGTCGCTCGAGTGTGTTCATCAGCTTCTTGGCGGGAATTCTTATATTCAAGGAACGCAAGAGCAAGACGAAGTTTTTTGCGATGTTGGGCGTGGTCATTGGCTTGTGCCTGATTTCGCTCGGACGTTGATTTTTAATGGTCGCGGAGTAGTGGCGTTATGCTAAAGATTGGAATTACGGGTTCGATAGGTGCAGGCAAGTCCTTTATGGGACGGTTGCTACGTGCGCGTAATTTCCAGGTGCTTGATGCCGATTGCAAAGTGCATGAACTTTACCGCGATTCGGCGGGGCTGCGCGCTGAAATGGCTACGTACTTTGGCGAAGAATGCTTGACGCCGACGGGCGTGAATAGTGCGCTGATTGCGGACCGCGTTTTTGCGGATGCTAATGCTCGCGTGAAGTTGGAGCAGATTGTTTACCCGTACTTGAACCGTGCCGTGGCGGAATTTTTTACAGGGGAGGCCGCGGACTCTTCTAGTGAAAGTGCCATGCAGTTGACGAAAGTCGCGGACAAGTGCCGGTTCGTGGAGGCTGCGCTTTTCTCGCGTGCGCCCGAGCTTGTAAAAATGCTTGACGAAATCTGGATTGTCGATGCGCCTGAATGCGTTCGCTTGGAACGCCTGGTGCTGCGTGGCCTCAGCGAAAGCGATGCTAAACGCCGTATTGAAAATCAGCGTGGCGCCTGTGCTCCGGAGCTTTTCCCGGGCAAGCGGATTCGCACGGTTATGAACGATGGCGATAAATTGCACGTGGAACAGCAGCTTGATGAACTGCTAAGAGACTTACACTAATTTATTGGAATTATGCAACCTTATATTCACCAGTTCGCGAATTTTTTGAGAGCCCATTTGAATTCAATTTCGGTCGGGCTGATTGCAACGCTTTTGATGCTCTATGGCGCCTGCATCAATAACTATTTCAAGCGCATCACGAAAAGCATCCCGTTCATCGGGCGCTTTGCGTTGTTCGTAGTGTTGTGCAGCGTGGGGTATGCGTTTGCGAGTTCACAGATGGTGCGCCTTTTGCGCATGGTGCTGCGCGAGCTTTCGGACCTCCCGTTGATTGGGGTGGTCGCGGGATGTTTTGTGCTGCTCGCCTTCCTTGCGAAAAGCGGGAAAGACATTTGATACTTAGTCAATAGTCAATGGACAATAGTCATTAGCTTCAACCAATAACTATTAACTAATGACTGATGACTAATAACTAGTTGAAATTATCGTGGTTTACTCCGTATAAAATAACGTCATCAATCCACATTTCGCTTTCGTCTACAATCCAGATGGTGAAAGTTGTGACGCGCGGCTTGACGAAATCCCATCCCATATTCCCGAACTCGCCATCGCCTTCGACAAAATCGCTTGGCGTAAAGCTGAAGCGTTTCCAGGTGGAATCGAGATAGTCCACATACTTTGTTTTTCCGGTCGGCTCGTCGAGAACTTCTACCGCAAAACCGAGCTCGCCCTTGCCTTTGGCGTAGAACGCAATGGAATCGATGCCTTCTAGGCTAGACGGAACGCGGCTTACGCGTGAGCCTATCATCGACCACTTGCCTCGCGATTTGGATGAACTCTTCCAATGGAAAACGTAGCCGCCACGTTCCTTGCTGGATTCAAAGGCGTCCTGGACGTTTTCGCTTGAGGGCACTGTTGTGACGTTTGTGTCTTGTGGATGGAAGTACCATTCGCGCGGACCGTCGCCGTAGTCAAATGCGGATTCGAGTTTTTGATTTTCGAAGTCAATCAGCGTGATGGAATGGATGGCTTTTACGAGCGAGTCGGGGAGGCTTGCCCAGATGTCGTTGCTTGCGCTTGCGTCGAGTGCTGCGGTTTTGCCCCAGTACATTTCGAGACTTTCGACGTTTGATGAGCCGTCGATGCGGATTTGGAATTCTGCG
It contains:
- the mscL gene encoding large-conductance mechanosensitive channel protein MscL, translated to MGIKNKAASLIEEFKAFAFKGNIVDMAIGIIIGAAFGKIVNSFVNDIVMPLVTAVIAKCGGQNAGEGIKTLVYTTSEGIAIPYGTFIGEVLNFLIVAFAVFLMMKKFLGFMQNMRKKKAEEAAAAPAAPPAPSAEEKLLTEIRDLLKNK
- the recF gene encoding DNA replication/repair protein RecF (All proteins in this family for which functions are known are DNA-binding proteins that assist the filamentation of RecA onto DNA for the initiation of recombination or recombinational repair.) gives rise to the protein MFISKVRSLESMDCNFDAHINVICGPNGCGKTTILESIYLLAQGFSFRSRDLRELITWKQNELILRGEFEDEGRERKRALRVFSRGSEVRENGESLKSPTAFFGTCPAVIMQPSDIELLRGGPEVRRHWLDEILCFRSSANSLVLRNYKRVLQQRNKWLKEFKQKGSAVGGEDLFRVLTQQLIELGAKLWVARIALSKEVSEIITRYYRKLSGGVDEITCAYKSSILKTLDALDAADPLSDEMMDEFPAGAMSASGECAECFADGSGNVAGSAADGSDVVSEDMLRNAFARKLADLEFVERLQGMTMAGPHRDDLALCASGYEMRSVGSQGQCRSAAVAMRFAAVDVASRYLTKPILLLDDIFAELDVNRRDAVASLIREKQCQVVIATPQSEDLPFKADAMFELKI
- a CDS encoding DMT family transporter, which codes for MSWLILAFASAVFLGFYDLAKKKSVQDNAVRPVLLLCSVFYALLMLPVLLSGHCEPLTLHDHLFLMVKSVIVGGSWLFTYSAIAHMPLSISTTIRALAPLFTIMIAVGFLGERPQVMQWVGIAVCVCSYIGLSLAGRKEMGHFFSNGWVVAMLLGTILAACSGIYDKLILQRMNFEPLTVQVWFSIYMCVVQFFTTMFTWYPTRKKTTPFQFRWSFLAVAALLIIADRCYFLAVSDSDALISIITVLRRSSVFISFLAGILIFKERKSKTKFFAMLGVVIGLCLISLGR
- a CDS encoding DUF3392 family protein, which produces MQPYIHQFANFLRAHLNSISVGLIATLLMLYGACINNYFKRITKSIPFIGRFALFVVLCSVGYAFASSQMVRLLRMVLRELSDLPLIGVVAGCFVLLAFLAKSGKDI
- the coaE gene encoding dephospho-CoA kinase (Dephospho-CoA kinase (CoaE) performs the final step in coenzyme A biosynthesis.) — translated: MLKIGITGSIGAGKSFMGRLLRARNFQVLDADCKVHELYRDSAGLRAEMATYFGEECLTPTGVNSALIADRVFADANARVKLEQIVYPYLNRAVAEFFTGEAADSSSESAMQLTKVADKCRFVEAALFSRAPELVKMLDEIWIVDAPECVRLERLVLRGLSESDAKRRIENQRGACAPELFPGKRIRTVMNDGDKLHVEQQLDELLRDLH